One genomic window of Amphiura filiformis chromosome 3, Afil_fr2py, whole genome shotgun sequence includes the following:
- the LOC140148898 gene encoding uncharacterized protein, producing MEDTRTIMENKQDDSASTGYARLREELSKISASSSSKPHRQILIGSVLVILFTLCGLLGGIIALRVHLQLTSSSLDQTEGQVSAYKNVINNLTAILASNVNQHGRKPQSAFVSEPSVVYIHWGASSCPEPAEVIYEGVTASGSTNKSGGGSNYLCMTLNPDYLAPKGGRQGGRSYIYGAEYRNGHDYQPLNNIHGHDAPCAACRVRRRSTFLMIPGATTCPTKGNWTLEYYGYLMSSRTDFKRSEYICVDSFAESVPGSNDEFQDGAILFPVEAYCNNRANGGLPCSPYVDGFELTCAVCTV from the exons ATGGAAGACACACGCACAATAATGGAAAACAAACAAGACGATTCTGCTTCAACTGGTTATGCCAGACTAAGAGAAGAATTATCGAAAATATCTGCATCATCTTCTAGTAAACCGCATCGCCAGATTCTAATTGGTTCCGTGTTGGTGATACTCTTTACACTATGCGGACTGTTGGGTGGAATAATAGCACTCAGAGTTCATCTTCAGTTGACGTCGTCGAGCCTTGATCAGACGGAGGGACAGGTTTCTGCGTATAAGAATGTGATCAATAACCTCACGGCGATATTAGCGAGCAACGTGAATCAg CATGGCCGTAAGCCTCAGTCTGCGTTTGTCAGTGAGCCAAGTGTGGTGTATATCCATTGGGGAGCCTCAAGCTGCCCGGAACCAGCTGAAGTTATTTATGAAG GCGTAACAGCATCCGGTAGCACTAATAAGAGCGGCGGAGGCAGTAACTATCTGTGTATGACCTTGAATCCTGATTATCTAGCACCAAAAGGAGGGAGACAAGGCGGTCGATCTTATATCTACGGAGCAGAATACAGAAACGGACACGACTATCAACCTCTAAATAACATTCACGGGCACGACGCACCCTGTGCAGCGTGCCGAGTGCGTCGCCGAAGTACCTTCTTGATGATCCCTGGTGCTACCACCTGTCCGACCAAAGGAAATTGGACCCTAGAGTATTATGGCTATCTTATGAGCTCTAGGACTGACTTTAAGAGATCAGAGTATATTTGCGTAGACTCTTTTGCGGAATCCGTGCCAGGTTCTAATGATGAGTTTCAGGATGGTGCCATTTTGTTTCCGGTTGAAGCTTATTGCAACAACCGTGCAAATGGTGGTCTACCGTGTTCGCCTTATGTTGATGGCTTTGAATTGACCTGTGCAGTTTGTACCGTTTGA
- the LOC140148897 gene encoding uncharacterized protein, which produces MATTTPVTVTPQASGAAAGNTQMMQNTYAPQQQNVYMMPVPQQGNTTRIVRPVPGVQCLSIATIVIGGVVVILGIVAIVLKAQSSYIANPIWTGLLFLVTTGILGLFVHKKRHNLCMNIAFLVMSIISSIFAYQLMECLWIFAAAEWPWGCHPGPGLYYDGCTPYGARVAVSVVIGFCALAALVLCIISCSVTLYGTFTCCYNCCKCCRDGSQSTTMVQYSNHTGIVMTPVAGNGLQVMNMPQMMPQSVPGMQQQGQAGSKPMFIVATPPQAYLQNSPPAYASAPETFIVASTQPVSNPAHQSAPGNTQVTGNQDNNATAPSVTTSSGGQVAKNPENWQKF; this is translated from the exons ATGGCGACCACAACACCAGTAACTGTAACTCCTCAAGCATCAGGAGCAGCAGCAGGCAATACACAAATGATGCAAAATACATATGCCCCGCAACAGCAAAATGTATATATGATGCCAGTGCCTCAACAGGGGAATACGACTCGTATTGTCCGACCAGTGCCTGGAGTTCAATGTCTTTCTATTGCAACTATTGTGATTGGAGGTGTGGTGGTGATTCTTGGTATCGTTGCCATAGTGCTTAAAGCTCAATCTTCATATATTGCAAATCCAATTTGGACTGGATTGTTG TTTTTGGTGACAACTGGTATTCTTGGGCTGTTTGTGCACAAGAAAAGACACAACTTGTGTATG AATATTGCCTTCCTTGTTATGAGCATAATATCATCCATATTTGCCTATCAACTGATGGAATGTTTGTGGATATTTGCAGCAGCTGAATGGCCATGGGGATGCCATCCAGGTCCAGGCCTATACTATGATGGCTGCACTCCATAT GGGGCACGAGTTGCAGTTAGTGTTGTAATTGGCTTCTGTGCTCTTGCTGCATTGGTACTGTGTATCATCTCCTGCTCGGTTACTTTATATGGAACTTTTACGTGCTGCTACAACTGTTGTAAATGTTGCAGAGACGGTTCGCAATCAACTACAATG GTGCAGTATTCCAATCACACTGGAATCGTTATGACACCAGTTGCTGGTAATGGTCTGCAAG TCATGAATATGCCTCAAATGATGCCACAGAGTGTACCTGGTATGCAGCAACAGGGACAGGCCGGCTCCAAACCTATGTTCATCGTAGCCACACCTCCACAAGCATACCTTCAAAATTCACCACCAGCGTATGCCTCAGCACCGGAGACATTCATAGTAGCCAGTACCCAGCCTGTTTCGAACCCGGCACATCAATCGGCACCCGGAAACACACAGGTTACCGGAAACCAAGACAACAATGCGACGGCTCCATCAGTCACCACTTCATCTGGTGGCCAAGTTGCAAAGAATCCTGAAAACTGGCAAAAATTCTAG